Proteins encoded by one window of Terriglobales bacterium:
- a CDS encoding helix-turn-helix domain-containing protein gives MKDQLEALVMAMYKGGILYSEAVREFKKRFIVTVLEENHGNQCKAARELGMHRNTLSRTIDELKIDVRAVRDGAKRPPRSARPLPLAMEKKAAR, from the coding sequence GTGAAAGATCAGCTCGAAGCCTTAGTTATGGCGATGTACAAGGGCGGCATTCTTTATTCTGAAGCAGTGCGCGAATTCAAGAAGCGCTTTATCGTTACCGTCCTGGAAGAGAACCATGGGAATCAGTGCAAAGCGGCCCGCGAACTGGGGATGCACCGTAACACTCTGAGCCGCACGATTGACGAGCTGAAAATCGATGTACGCGCCGTACGTGACGGCGCCAAGCGTCCGCCACGCAGCGCGCGCCCGTTGCCTCTCGCAATGGAAAAGA